A stretch of Endozoicomonas sp. SCSIO W0465 DNA encodes these proteins:
- the epmA gene encoding EF-P lysine aminoacylase EpmA → MTNELWRPSASMLALRERAQLLRKARAYLDARGVMEVETPMLSSSATVDVYIDSFVTEFSPIGHGKSQLCYLHTSPEFPMKRLLSAGSGDIYSLGRVFRNGEAGGRHNPEFTMLEWYRIGMNDQRLMDDIADLLSSVCNFKEIRRCSYGELFEEYLGVNPYIATDETLSQLVRDRVDGKLQGLERSDCLDLLFSKFVEPNLGSTDSEVLEGYFVYDYPATMSALARLSTNRDGHPVASRFELFVNGVELANGYHELLNAEEQKQRFEQEQQKRQERGYDIYPYDKNMVAALAHGMPDCAGVAMGIDRLLMLMLGTGNIADVLAFDFSRA, encoded by the coding sequence GTGACTAATGAACTCTGGCGCCCATCGGCTTCCATGCTGGCACTCAGGGAGCGAGCTCAACTACTGCGTAAGGCTCGAGCTTATCTTGATGCCCGGGGAGTAATGGAGGTGGAAACCCCAATGCTGTCCAGTAGCGCCACGGTTGATGTGTATATAGACAGCTTTGTAACCGAGTTCAGCCCCATTGGCCATGGCAAGTCACAGCTCTGTTATTTGCACACCTCCCCGGAATTCCCGATGAAGCGTTTGTTATCAGCAGGCAGTGGGGATATTTATTCGTTGGGACGGGTTTTCAGAAACGGTGAGGCAGGGGGGCGGCATAACCCGGAATTCACCATGCTGGAATGGTATCGCATAGGCATGAATGACCAGCGATTGATGGACGATATCGCCGACTTGTTAAGCAGTGTTTGTAATTTTAAAGAGATCAGGCGCTGCAGCTATGGGGAGTTGTTTGAGGAATACCTCGGAGTCAATCCATATATCGCGACTGATGAAACGCTGAGTCAGCTCGTGAGGGACAGGGTGGATGGCAAGCTTCAGGGACTTGAAAGAAGTGACTGTCTGGATCTTCTGTTCTCAAAATTTGTTGAGCCGAACCTTGGGTCCACAGATTCAGAAGTGCTGGAAGGCTACTTTGTCTATGACTACCCGGCCACCATGTCAGCATTGGCCAGATTATCCACCAATCGGGATGGGCATCCGGTAGCTTCACGCTTTGAACTGTTTGTTAACGGGGTCGAGCTGGCCAATGGCTACCATGAACTGCTGAATGCAGAGGAACAGAAGCAACGCTTTGAACAAGAACAGCAAAAGCGTCAGGAGCGAGGCTATGACATCTACCCCTATGATAAAAACATGGTGGCGGCACTGGCGCACGGAATGCCCGACTGTGCAGGCGTAGCGATGGGCATTGACCGGCTTCTTATGCTGATGCTCGGCACAGGCAATATAGCAGATGTGCTGGCCTTTGATTTCAGCCGGGCATAA
- the epmB gene encoding EF-P beta-lysylation protein EpmB, whose amino-acid sequence MQSRTQISTQTITNFGCWQEQLAGAITSPEQLLAMLQLSPELLSPALKASREFPLRVPRAYIHRMELGNPDDPLLRQVLPVGEECQHIEGYGLDPLAEQLQNPTDGVIHKYHGRLLLIVSGACAVNCRFCFRRHFPYQDNRLDRDSWRNAIEYIRADTSIKEVILSGGDPLANSDRRLANIATELNAIDHVATLRIHTRLPVVIPDRVTDELINWFARQRLQPVMVIHANHANEIDDRVGQAMFRLKQAGVTLLNQAVLLKGVNDSASALIELGEALFKAGVLPYYLHLLDPVHGAAHFDIPEVKATRLLKEVMAHCPGYLVPRLVREIPGKPGKTWIS is encoded by the coding sequence GTGCAGTCGAGAACGCAGATAAGTACGCAGACAATCACTAATTTCGGCTGCTGGCAGGAGCAACTGGCAGGAGCCATCACCTCCCCGGAGCAGTTGCTGGCCATGCTGCAACTGAGCCCGGAGCTATTATCACCGGCATTAAAAGCTTCCCGGGAATTTCCACTGAGAGTACCCCGTGCCTATATCCACCGAATGGAGCTGGGGAATCCCGACGATCCTTTGTTGAGACAGGTACTGCCTGTGGGCGAAGAGTGCCAACACATTGAGGGTTATGGCCTGGATCCACTGGCTGAGCAGTTACAGAACCCTACTGATGGTGTCATCCATAAATACCATGGCAGGCTGTTGCTGATCGTCAGCGGGGCCTGTGCGGTTAACTGCCGCTTCTGCTTTCGCCGCCATTTTCCGTATCAGGATAATCGGCTGGACCGGGACAGCTGGCGCAATGCTATAGAGTACATTCGCGCTGATACCAGCATAAAGGAGGTGATTCTCAGTGGTGGAGACCCATTGGCCAACAGTGACCGTCGGTTGGCGAACATTGCTACCGAGCTGAATGCCATTGATCATGTTGCCACACTGCGCATCCATACCCGTTTGCCCGTGGTGATTCCTGACCGGGTAACCGATGAACTGATCAACTGGTTTGCCCGACAGCGCCTGCAGCCGGTGATGGTGATTCATGCCAACCATGCCAACGAGATTGATGACCGTGTTGGTCAAGCCATGTTCCGGCTCAAACAGGCTGGCGTGACACTATTGAACCAGGCCGTGTTGCTTAAGGGCGTTAACGATAGTGCTTCCGCTCTTATTGAGCTTGGTGAAGCGTTGTTTAAGGCCGGGGTTCTCCCTTACTACCTGCACCTGTTGGACCCGGTACATGGCGCAGCGCATTTTGATATACCGGAAGTTAAAGCTACCCGCCTTCTGAAAGAGGTAATGGCTCACTGTCCGGGCTACCTGGTACCCAGACTGGTTCGGGAAATTCCCGGCAAACCGGGCAAAACATGGATATCCTGA
- the efp gene encoding elongation factor P, with amino-acid sequence MASYSTNEFRSGLKVMLEGDPCSIIENEFVKPGKGQAFNRVKFRNLISGRVWERTFKSGESLEAADVMDLDMEYLYTDGEFWHFMMTDGSYEQHAASREAVGDTIDWLKEQGVYSVTLYNGSPLSVSAPNFVELQVVETDPGLKGDTAQGGSKPAKLSTGATVKVPLFIVEGEVLKIDTRTGEYVGRVK; translated from the coding sequence ATGGCTAGTTATAGTACCAATGAGTTTCGTTCAGGTCTTAAAGTAATGCTCGAGGGCGATCCCTGCTCGATCATTGAGAACGAATTTGTAAAACCCGGAAAAGGTCAGGCATTCAACCGGGTTAAATTCCGTAACCTGATATCCGGTCGCGTCTGGGAACGTACTTTCAAATCCGGTGAAAGCCTGGAAGCGGCAGACGTTATGGATCTGGATATGGAGTACCTCTACACCGACGGTGAATTCTGGCACTTCATGATGACTGATGGTTCCTACGAACAGCATGCAGCCAGCCGTGAAGCCGTGGGTGATACCATCGATTGGCTCAAAGAGCAGGGAGTATACTCGGTTACTCTTTATAATGGTTCCCCTCTTTCGGTTTCTGCACCTAACTTTGTGGAACTGCAGGTGGTGGAGACTGATCCTGGTCTGAAGGGTGATACTGCCCAGGGTGGCTCCAAGCCCGCCAAGCTCAGCACCGGTGCAACCGTTAAAGTACCTTTATTCATTGTTGAGGGTGAAGTCCTCAAAATTGATACTCGTACCGGCGAATATGTTGGCCGTGTGAAGTAA
- a CDS encoding helix-turn-helix domain-containing protein, with amino-acid sequence MDVKSPIECINYSTREAALYIGVCKSALDKSRVSGVLFGQTPPPFLKLGRSIRYRVEDLKAWLDQQQSYETLAQAESDKNFGDYPN; translated from the coding sequence ATGGACGTGAAATCCCCCATCGAATGCATCAATTACTCAACCCGCGAAGCCGCGTTGTACATCGGGGTCTGTAAAAGTGCTCTGGATAAATCAAGAGTATCGGGCGTGCTGTTTGGCCAGACCCCGCCCCCATTTCTCAAACTCGGACGTTCCATCCGCTACCGGGTCGAAGACCTGAAAGCGTGGCTGGACCAGCAGCAATCCTATGAAACCCTGGCACAGGCTGAGTCGGATAAAAATTTCGGCGACTATCCGAACTGA
- a CDS encoding IS66 family transposase: MIPELPATMSAEILLKENAELRMRVACLEERCRELEEKVGKNSQNSSKPPSSDGYQKPCKNSNSPDHSDDLSADKGTDPSDEKPNPKSLRQSSGNKAGGKKGHQGTCLKQVDIPDYIEYLPVKECNKCQASLLDSEPVKYIERQVFEPGRPGEFEVTAHRAEVKICTCGCRNQAEFPEGVTAAAQYGSATQAMAVYLNQYHFLPFKRVSEYFNTLYKMSVSAGTVANFVARTYENLASTEEVIRDALRESSVAGADETGMRAEGSLHWLHVMRDEQWTLYYLSEKRGREAMDTMGILLTFAGVLVHDHWKSYFAYAATHVLCNAHHLRELLGVVDRDSNQLALRLMKLLRLSWHYCKGFKTIGMLQMPSVVCERIEKIYDRLLQRALMKEVVYMEKQREELKRKKVKNTKAYNLFKRLTEFKAETLRFMSDFTIPFDNNGSERDVRMAKLKQKISGCFRSADGGSMFARIRSYLSSARKQGMDIYQSLHRAVRNYCNMPLLSAE; encoded by the coding sequence ATGATTCCAGAACTACCCGCAACTATGTCGGCTGAGATTCTCTTGAAAGAGAATGCAGAGCTGCGGATGAGAGTTGCCTGTCTGGAAGAGCGATGTCGAGAATTGGAAGAAAAGGTTGGCAAGAACAGTCAAAACAGCAGCAAGCCGCCATCGTCTGATGGTTATCAAAAACCTTGTAAAAACAGTAATTCTCCAGATCATTCTGACGACCTTTCCGCAGATAAAGGTACCGATCCATCGGATGAAAAACCCAATCCTAAAAGTCTGAGACAGTCTTCTGGTAATAAAGCCGGTGGAAAGAAAGGGCATCAGGGCACTTGTCTTAAACAGGTCGATATCCCTGACTATATTGAGTACCTTCCGGTTAAAGAATGCAATAAATGTCAGGCGTCTCTTCTTGATAGTGAGCCGGTCAAATATATTGAACGACAGGTGTTTGAACCAGGGAGACCGGGTGAATTTGAAGTAACGGCCCATAGAGCTGAAGTAAAAATCTGCACTTGTGGTTGTCGGAATCAGGCTGAATTCCCGGAAGGTGTTACCGCTGCCGCACAATATGGCTCAGCCACACAGGCTATGGCCGTCTATCTTAACCAATACCATTTCCTGCCTTTTAAGCGCGTGTCAGAGTATTTTAATACTCTCTATAAAATGAGTGTAAGTGCAGGCACTGTCGCCAATTTTGTGGCCAGAACCTATGAAAATCTGGCTTCTACTGAAGAGGTTATTCGTGACGCCTTGCGGGAATCGTCTGTTGCCGGAGCCGATGAAACGGGTATGCGGGCCGAGGGCTCTTTGCACTGGCTACACGTTATGCGGGATGAACAATGGACGCTCTACTACTTGTCTGAAAAGCGAGGTCGTGAGGCCATGGACACGATGGGCATACTGCTAACATTTGCAGGCGTTCTGGTTCATGATCATTGGAAATCCTATTTTGCATATGCGGCAACTCACGTACTTTGCAATGCCCATCACCTGAGGGAGCTTTTGGGTGTTGTTGATAGGGACAGCAATCAACTGGCGTTGCGATTGATGAAGCTACTGAGGCTTTCCTGGCATTACTGCAAGGGCTTTAAGACCATAGGTATGCTACAGATGCCAAGTGTTGTCTGTGAACGAATCGAGAAGATTTATGACCGGTTGCTTCAGCGGGCTCTAATGAAAGAAGTCGTCTATATGGAGAAGCAACGAGAGGAGCTTAAGCGCAAGAAAGTCAAGAATACTAAAGCTTACAATCTCTTCAAACGACTCACTGAGTTCAAGGCTGAGACACTGCGCTTCATGTCAGATTTTACCATTCCCTTCGATAACAATGGCAGTGAACGGGATGTTCGAATGGCCAAGTTAAAGCAGAAAATCTCAGGCTGCTTCAGGAGTGCAGACGGTGGTTCTATGTTTGCACGGATTCGCAGCTATTTGTCGTCTGCCAGAAAACAGGGAATGGACATATATCAATCACTTCATAGAGCTGTTCGGAATTACTGTAATATGCCTTTGCTCAGTGCTGAATAG